A part of Rhipicephalus microplus isolate Deutch F79 chromosome 8, USDA_Rmic, whole genome shotgun sequence genomic DNA contains:
- the LOC142769286 gene encoding cell cycle control protein 50B-like, with protein sequence MPSWNPVLNARNAALPFLLAGFVFVPVGVAVFLTTSRLQEYQFDYTECRQVNTNKTCASVIAKEPSKSCVCYEIITLPEDFQQSVNVYYGLTSYYQNFRFYVQSRDDKQLLGHPLSARYACKPYDVDAKGYAVFPCGAIANSLFNDTFKLRHKVGTNYRDVELSTENITWPLDHERKFRNPIICLLSAEGDLRLDSPPDHVLQHREPDLSKVLSGICRNDEDGTIGVRLDRNAEWEGKNLSGTVKPHNWPLPVDQIPGGLQNEAFIVWMRTAALPSLRKLYGRIVSTGDFARVVPRGEYYLEVHYRYPVTGFGGTKRLILSNASWMGSRNPFIAIAYVCVGCLCVALGLAFLYIHLRAPWSFRGSLNIFSARMGMMEISDFEKHRHVWRARKPSLMPLPQPRSASKAGRPPSKSSLR encoded by the exons ATGCCGAGTTGGAATCCCGTGCTGAACGCGCGCAACGCGGCCCTGCCGTTCCTGCTGGCCGGCTTCGTCTTCGTTCCGGTCGGGGTGGCCGTGTTCCTCACCACCAGCAGG CTGCAGGAGTACCAGTTCGATTACACGGAGTGCCGGCAGGTGAACACCAAtaagacttgcgcgtcggtgatCGCCAAGGAGCCGTCCAAGAGCTGCGTGTGCTACGAAATCATCACGCTCCCGGAAGACTTCCAG CAATCGGTGAACGTGTACTACGGCCTGACCAGCTACTACCAGAACTTCCGGTTCTACGTCCAGTCGCGCGACGACAAGCAGCTGCTGGGTCATCCGCTGAGCGCCCGCTACGCCTGCAAGCCGTACGACGTGGACGCCAAGGGCTACGCCGTCTTCCCATGCGGCGCCATCGCGAACAGCCTTTTCAACG ATACATTCAAGCTGAGGCACAAGGTGGGCACCAACTACCGAGACGTGGAACTGTCCACGGAAAACATCACCTGGCCTCTGGACCATGAGCGAAAGTTCAGAAACCCGATAA TATGTCTTCTCTCTGCTGAGGGTGACCTTCGCCTCGACAGTCCACCTGACCACGTCCTTCAGCACCGTGAACCCGACCTCTCTAAGGTGCTCTCGGGAATCTGCCGAAATGACGAAGATGGCACCATCGGCGTACGCTTGGATCGTAACGCCGAGTGGGAAG GCAAGAATCTGTCGGGCACGGTGAAGCCTCACAACTGGCCCCTGCCCGTGGACCAGATCCCGGGAGGCCTGCAGAACGAGGCGTTCATCGTGTGGATGCGCACTGCGGCGTTGCCGTCGCTGCGCAAGTTGTACGGCCGCATCGTGAGCACGGGCGACTTCGCCCGTGTCGTGCCTCGAGGGGAGTACTACCTCGAGGTGCACTACC GCTACCCAGTGACGGGGTTCGGCGGCACCAAGCGGCTCATTCTATCCAACGCGTCGTGGATGGGCTCGCGGAACCCGTTCATCGCGATCGCCTACGTCTGCGTGGGCTGCCTGTGCGTCGCGTTAGGCCTAGC TTTTCTATATATACACTTGAGGGCACCCTGGAGTTTCCGTGGGAGCTTGAACATATTTTCAGCgcgcatgggaatgatgg AGATCTCGGACTTCGAGAAGCACCGACACGTGTGGCGGGCACGAAAGCCTTCGCTGATGCCGCTGCCTCAACCACGCTCGGCCAGCAAAGCCGGGCGGCCACCGAGCAAATCCAGCCTCCGCTGA